In Eubalaena glacialis isolate mEubGla1 chromosome 3, mEubGla1.1.hap2.+ XY, whole genome shotgun sequence, the following are encoded in one genomic region:
- the TAL1 gene encoding T-cell acute lymphocytic leukemia protein 1 — protein MTERPPSEAARSDPALEGQDAAEARMAPPHLVLLNGVAKETSRAAPAEPPVIELGARGGGPGGGPTGGGGAARDLKGRDAAAAEARHRVPTTELCRPPGPAPASAPAEPPGDGRMVQLSPPALAAPAAPGRALLYSLSQPLASLGSGFFGEPDAFPMFATNNRVKRRPSPYEMEITDGPHTKVVRRIFTNSRERWRQQNVNGAFAELRKLIPTHPPDKKLSKNEILRLAMKYINFLAKLLNDQEEEGSQRAKPGKDPAVGAGGGGGGGGGAAPPDDLLQDVLSPNSSCGSSLDGAASPDSYTEEPAPKHTARSLHPAMLPAADGAGPR, from the exons ATGACGGAGCGGCCGCCGAGCGAGGCGGCACGCAGTGACCCCGCGCTAGAGGGACAGGACGCGGCCGAGGCCCGCATGGCCCCCCCGCACCTGGTCCTGCTGAACGGCGTCGCCAAGGAGACGAGCCGCGCGGCCCCGGCGGAGCCCCCGGTCATCGAGCTGGGCGCGCGCGGCGGCGGCCCGGGGGGCGGCCCCACCGGTGGGGGCGGCGCCGCGCGAGACTTAAAGGGCCGCGACGCGGCGGCTGCCGAAGCGCGCCATCGGGTACCCACCACCGAGCTGTGCAGACCTCCTGGGCCCGCGCCCGCCTCGGCCCCCGCAGAGCCGCCCGGCGACGGCCGCATGGTGCAGTTGAGCCCGCCCGCGCTGGcggcccccgccgcccccggccGCGCGCTGCTCTACAGCCTCAGCCAGCCGCTGGCTTCTCTCGGCAG TGGGTTCTTTGGGGAGCCAGATGCCTTCCCTATGTTTGCCACCAACAACCGAGTGAAGAGGAGACCCTCCCCTTATGAGATGGAGATTACTGATG GTCCCCACACCAAAGTCGTGCGGCGCATCTTCACCAACAGCCGGGAGCGATGGCGGCAGCAGAATGTGAACGGGGCCTTCGCTGAGCTCCGCAAGCTGATCCCCACGCATCCCCCAGACAAGAAGCTCAGCAAGAATGAGATCCTCCGCCTGGCCATGAAGTACATCAACTTCCTGGCCAAGCTGCTCAATgaccaggaggaggagggcagccaGCGGGCCAAACCTGGCAAGGACCCTGCGGTGGGGGCTGGTGGAGGGGGTGGTGGCGGAGGGGGCGCTGCACCTCCAGATGATCTCCTGCAGGACGTGCTGTCCCCGAACTCCAGCTGTGGCAGCTCCCTGGACGGGGCAGCCAGCCCGGACAGCTACACGGAAGAGCCGGCACCCAAGCACACGGCCCGCAGCCTCCATCCTGCCATGCTGCCCGCCGCGGATGGAGCTGGCCCTCGGTGA